Proteins co-encoded in one Kocuria flava genomic window:
- a CDS encoding DUF4307 domain-containing protein, translating into MSTDSPDLLRSRYGAPRRDRRLGRRGWIALVAAASLLAAAFAVWVLGGQQRQPTFKDVGFQVLSEARATADFDLTKHPDDVVTCAVQALNEEYAVVGWTEVTVGALPEERLHEGRTSSHRAELRTTNLATTAVVDSCWIDERGGAA; encoded by the coding sequence GTGTCCACCGACTCCCCCGACCTGCTCCGGAGCCGCTACGGCGCCCCGCGCCGCGACCGCCGGCTCGGCCGCCGCGGCTGGATCGCCCTGGTCGCCGCCGCCTCCCTGCTCGCGGCGGCCTTCGCCGTGTGGGTGCTCGGCGGTCAGCAGCGCCAGCCCACGTTCAAGGACGTCGGCTTCCAGGTGCTCTCCGAGGCCCGGGCCACCGCCGACTTCGACCTCACCAAGCACCCCGACGACGTCGTGACCTGCGCGGTGCAGGCCCTCAACGAGGAGTACGCCGTGGTCGGCTGGACCGAGGTGACCGTCGGCGCGCTGCCGGAGGAGCGGCTGCACGAGGGCCGGACCAGCTCCCACCGGGCCGAGCTGCGCACCACCAACCTCGCGACCACCGCCGTCGTCGACTCCTGCTGGATCGACGAGCGCGGGGGCGCGGCCTGA
- the ilvA gene encoding threonine ammonia-lyase codes for MSLADLPVRLADVEDAAALLEGVIERTPMAHSRALSALIGSEVNLKAENLQRSGSFKVRGAYARMAKLTPEEKARGVVAASAGNHAQGVALAADRLGITARIYMPLGAALPKIAATQDHGAEVILHGSAVDEALVEAQRHAEETGAVFVHPFDHPDIVAGQGTLGLEILDQVPEVDTVITGVGGGGLLAGLAVAVKARAEQLGRPIRVIGVQAENAAAYPPSLAGDALVTLERVSTMADGIAVGKPGQLPFSIIKELADDVVTVSEDALAQALIFLLERNKLVVEPAGAVGVAALLDGRLQQAHPDLGNTVVLLSGGNIDPMLMLKVIQRGLSAAGRYMTIRMMLVDRPGELALISRIISERDANVTGVDHTRIGGSLSMGDVSITIDMETKGHEHCREVLRALEAEGYHPVVVH; via the coding sequence GTGAGCCTGGCCGATCTGCCCGTCCGCCTCGCCGACGTCGAGGACGCCGCCGCCCTGCTCGAGGGCGTGATCGAGCGGACGCCCATGGCCCACTCCCGGGCGCTGTCCGCGCTGATCGGCTCCGAGGTGAACCTGAAGGCGGAGAACCTGCAGCGCTCCGGGTCCTTCAAGGTCCGCGGCGCCTACGCCCGGATGGCGAAGCTGACCCCCGAGGAGAAGGCCCGCGGCGTCGTGGCGGCCTCCGCGGGCAACCACGCCCAGGGCGTGGCCCTGGCCGCCGACCGGCTCGGGATCACCGCCCGGATCTACATGCCCCTGGGGGCCGCGCTGCCCAAGATCGCCGCGACCCAGGACCACGGGGCGGAGGTGATCCTGCACGGCTCGGCCGTGGACGAGGCGCTCGTCGAGGCCCAGCGCCACGCCGAGGAGACCGGCGCCGTGTTCGTCCACCCCTTCGACCACCCCGACATCGTGGCCGGGCAGGGCACCCTGGGCCTCGAGATCCTCGACCAGGTCCCCGAGGTCGACACCGTCATCACCGGGGTGGGCGGCGGCGGGCTGCTCGCCGGGCTCGCGGTGGCGGTCAAGGCGCGCGCCGAGCAGCTCGGGCGCCCGATCCGCGTGATCGGCGTGCAGGCCGAGAACGCCGCGGCCTACCCGCCCTCACTCGCCGGCGACGCCCTGGTGACCCTCGAGCGGGTCTCCACGATGGCCGACGGCATCGCCGTGGGCAAGCCCGGGCAGCTGCCGTTCAGCATCATCAAGGAGCTCGCCGACGACGTCGTGACCGTCTCCGAGGACGCCCTCGCCCAGGCGCTGATCTTCCTGCTGGAGCGCAACAAGCTCGTGGTGGAGCCCGCGGGCGCGGTGGGCGTGGCCGCGCTGCTGGACGGGCGGCTGCAGCAGGCCCACCCCGACCTGGGCAACACCGTGGTGCTGCTCTCCGGAGGCAACATCGACCCGATGCTCATGCTGAAGGTCATCCAGCGGGGCCTCTCGGCGGCCGGGCGCTACATGACCATCCGGATGATGCTCGTGGACCGTCCCGGGGAGCTGGCCCTGATCTCCCGGATCATCTCCGAGCGGGACGCCAACGTCACCGGCGTGGACCACACCCGCATCGGCGGGTCGCTGAGCATGGGCGACGTCTCCATCACCATCGACATGGAGACCAAGGGCCACGAGCACTGCCGGGAGGTCCTGCGCGCCCTCGAGGCGGAGGGCTACCACCCCGTCGTCGTGCACTGA
- a CDS encoding isoprenyl transferase, with translation MARPHPLYRFYERRLAAGLDRRRLPKHVGVLVDGNRRWARQSGTSTEAGHAAGAQKIVEFLGWCHELGIEVVTLYILSTENLKRPAAELEPLLGIISDLMDTLTEQGVYRVQPVGALELLPPRLAACLEDLVERTAGNPGPHLNIAVGYGGRQEIVDAVREVLTDALEAGADLRELAQHLSVEHISEHLYTRGQPDPDLLIRTSGEQRLSGFLMWQSAYSEYYFCEALWPDFRRVDFLRALRDYASRQRRFGC, from the coding sequence ATGGCGAGGCCGCACCCGCTCTACCGCTTCTACGAGCGTCGCCTCGCCGCGGGCCTGGACCGCCGGCGCCTGCCCAAGCACGTCGGCGTCCTCGTGGACGGCAACCGCCGGTGGGCCCGGCAGAGCGGGACGAGCACCGAGGCCGGCCACGCGGCCGGGGCGCAGAAGATCGTCGAGTTCCTCGGCTGGTGCCACGAGCTCGGGATCGAGGTCGTGACCCTCTACATCCTCTCGACCGAGAACCTCAAGCGCCCGGCCGCCGAGCTGGAGCCGCTGCTGGGGATCATCTCCGACCTCATGGACACCCTCACCGAGCAGGGCGTCTACCGCGTCCAGCCGGTGGGCGCGCTCGAGCTGCTGCCGCCGCGGCTGGCGGCCTGCCTCGAGGACCTCGTGGAGCGCACGGCGGGCAACCCGGGCCCGCACCTGAACATCGCGGTCGGCTACGGCGGGCGCCAGGAGATCGTCGACGCCGTGCGGGAGGTGCTCACCGACGCCCTCGAGGCCGGGGCGGACCTGCGGGAGCTGGCCCAGCACCTGTCCGTGGAGCACATCTCCGAGCACCTCTACACCCGCGGCCAGCCCGACCCGGACCTGCTGATCCGCACCTCCGGCGAGCAGCGGCTCTCCGGGTTCCTGATGTGGCAGTCGGCCTACAGCGAGTACTACTTCTGCGAGGCGCTGTGGCCGGACTTCCGGCGGGTGGACTTCCTGCGCGCCCTGCGCGACTACGCCTCCCGCCAGCGCCGCTTCGGCTGCTGA
- a CDS encoding AI-2E family transporter, producing MPSTSHGAQPPAIPERTPELPPLHGNAAGGVTVPVRVAAAWSWRLIIILAAVGLLGWMLSRVTVVIIPVLVAGLLAGLLFPVVKWLRGRHVPAGLASGLTVLGLIAFVAGLLVVAGRQIVLGFAQLSDSVVVGTQQLLGWLEDGPLNISADMLNEWIDELGATVRDNSQAILSGAMSFGSTAGNLLTGLIILLFTLLFFLMDGERIWLFLVRLFPVSARRAVNGAGRQGWRSLVQYARIQGFVAFVDAVGIGLSAFFLGVPLALPIGILVFLGSFIPIVGAVITGAVAVLVALVANGFTNALIMLAFVLLVQQIESNVLQPLVMGKAVSLHPLAVFLAVATGSVLFGITGALFAVPLMAALNTVLRYLVGQHWRTDDEIAWQPYYFPWEIKKHARRNELSREQVMEQLQRFRRTRAKERLQAALKRRPRSERGAGGPGRSGRTD from the coding sequence ATGCCATCGACCTCGCACGGCGCGCAGCCGCCCGCGATCCCCGAGCGCACCCCCGAGCTGCCGCCGCTGCACGGCAACGCCGCCGGCGGCGTGACCGTGCCCGTGCGCGTGGCCGCCGCCTGGTCCTGGCGGCTGATCATCATCCTGGCCGCCGTGGGCCTGCTCGGGTGGATGCTCTCGCGCGTCACGGTCGTGATCATCCCCGTGCTCGTGGCGGGGCTGCTCGCGGGCCTGCTGTTCCCGGTGGTCAAGTGGTTGCGCGGCCGGCACGTGCCCGCGGGCCTGGCCTCCGGGCTGACCGTGCTCGGGCTGATCGCGTTCGTGGCCGGGCTGCTCGTGGTCGCCGGCCGCCAGATCGTCCTGGGCTTCGCCCAGCTCTCCGACTCCGTGGTGGTCGGCACCCAGCAGCTGCTGGGGTGGCTCGAGGACGGGCCGCTGAACATCAGCGCCGACATGCTCAACGAGTGGATCGACGAGCTCGGGGCCACGGTCCGGGACAACAGCCAGGCCATCCTCTCCGGGGCGATGTCCTTCGGCTCGACCGCCGGGAACCTGCTGACCGGGCTGATCATCCTGCTGTTCACGCTGCTGTTCTTCCTCATGGACGGCGAGCGGATCTGGCTGTTCCTCGTGCGGCTCTTCCCCGTCAGCGCCCGGCGGGCCGTCAACGGCGCCGGCCGGCAGGGCTGGCGCTCCCTCGTGCAGTACGCCCGGATCCAGGGGTTCGTGGCGTTCGTGGACGCCGTGGGCATCGGCCTGAGCGCCTTCTTCCTCGGCGTCCCGCTGGCCCTGCCCATCGGCATCCTGGTCTTCCTGGGCTCCTTCATCCCCATCGTGGGTGCGGTGATCACCGGGGCCGTGGCGGTGCTCGTGGCCCTGGTCGCCAACGGCTTCACCAACGCCCTGATCATGCTGGCCTTCGTGCTGCTGGTCCAGCAGATCGAGTCCAACGTGCTCCAGCCCCTGGTGATGGGCAAGGCCGTCTCCCTCCACCCGCTCGCCGTGTTCCTCGCGGTGGCCACCGGCTCGGTGCTCTTCGGCATCACGGGCGCGCTGTTCGCGGTGCCGCTGATGGCCGCGCTCAACACCGTGCTGCGCTACCTGGTCGGGCAGCACTGGCGCACCGACGACGAGATCGCCTGGCAGCCCTACTACTTCCCCTGGGAGATCAAGAAGCACGCCCGGCGCAACGAGCTCAGCCGCGAGCAGGTCATGGAGCAGCTCCAGCGCTTCCGCCGCACCCGCGCCAAGGAGCGGCTGCAGGCGGCCCTCAAGCGCCGCCCCCGCTCGGAGCGGGGCGCCGGCGGCCCGGGCCGGTCCGGGCGCACCGACTAG
- a CDS encoding carbonic anhydrase produces MTDQPTTSAPAGGTAPQPPQTPAPRAEPAPTTPAAAWQRLREGNARFVAGESRHPNQDASRRRSVAGGQHPFAVIFGCSDSRLAAEIIFDLGLGDAFVVRTAGQVIDDAVLGTIEYAVENLHTPLIMVLGHDSCGAVTATHATAHSGDMPRGFQRDLIERIMPSVLQTRRDGHDDVNAAVVEHTKQTSGRLLEQSRVINDAVSRGEVAVVGVFYHLQDGEAELVHGHGTWLPSA; encoded by the coding sequence ATGACGGACCAGCCCACCACTTCCGCACCGGCCGGCGGCACCGCGCCGCAGCCCCCGCAGACCCCCGCGCCGCGCGCGGAGCCCGCCCCCACCACGCCGGCCGCCGCGTGGCAGCGCCTGCGCGAGGGCAACGCCCGCTTCGTCGCCGGGGAGTCCCGGCACCCGAACCAGGACGCCTCCCGGCGCCGGTCCGTGGCCGGCGGGCAGCACCCGTTCGCGGTGATCTTCGGCTGCTCCGACTCCCGGCTGGCCGCCGAGATCATCTTCGACCTGGGCCTGGGCGACGCCTTCGTGGTGCGCACCGCCGGGCAGGTCATCGACGACGCCGTGCTGGGGACCATCGAGTACGCGGTGGAGAACCTGCACACCCCGCTGATCATGGTCCTGGGCCACGACTCCTGCGGGGCCGTGACCGCCACGCACGCGACCGCGCACTCGGGGGACATGCCCCGCGGCTTCCAGCGCGACCTCATCGAGCGGATCATGCCCTCCGTGCTGCAGACCCGCCGCGACGGCCACGACGACGTCAACGCGGCGGTGGTCGAGCACACGAAGCAGACCTCCGGGCGGCTGCTGGAGCAGTCGCGGGTGATCAACGACGCCGTCTCGCGCGGGGAGGTCGCCGTCGTCGGCGTCTTCTACCACCTGCAGGACGGCGAGGCCGAGCTCGTCCACGGGCACGGGACCTGGCTGCCCTCCGCCTGA
- a CDS encoding PhoH family protein, with translation MSITEKPERVVEVLAPLDAGGGSARTGVRSYVVDTSVLLADPRALLRFAEHEVVLPVVVITELEGKRHDPELGYFARHALRLLDDLRVEHGGLNRPVPLGDQGGSLVVELNHVSDTVLPVSFRLKDNDSLILAVALSLANEGKDVCIVSKDLPMRVKASALGLEAEEYRAEWVGSDVEWSGTAALEVPDDVVDRLYGGEAVVVPGAEGLPANTGLTLHSVRGSALARVRADGAARVVRGDRDVFGVHGRSAEQRLAIDLLLDPEVGIVSLGGRAGTGKSALALCAGLETVMERREHRKVMVFRPLYAVGGQELGYLPGSEEEKMNPWGQAVFDTFGALVSQEVVEEVLDRGMLEVLPLTHIRGRSLHDAFVIVDEAQSLEKNVLLTVLSRIGQNSKVVLTHDVAQRDNLRVGRHDGVTAVVEALKGHPLFGHVTLTRSERSPIAALVTEVLGDLDA, from the coding sequence ATGAGCATCACCGAGAAGCCGGAGCGCGTCGTCGAGGTCCTGGCCCCGCTGGACGCCGGGGGCGGGTCGGCCCGGACGGGGGTGCGCTCCTACGTCGTCGACACCTCGGTGCTGCTCGCGGACCCCCGGGCCCTGCTGCGCTTCGCCGAGCACGAGGTCGTGCTGCCGGTCGTGGTGATCACCGAGCTCGAGGGCAAGCGCCACGACCCCGAGCTCGGCTACTTCGCCCGCCACGCGCTGCGGCTGCTCGACGACCTGCGGGTCGAGCACGGCGGGCTGAACCGGCCCGTGCCGCTCGGGGACCAGGGCGGGAGCCTCGTGGTGGAGCTCAACCACGTCTCGGACACCGTCCTGCCCGTGAGCTTCCGGCTCAAGGACAACGACTCCCTGATCCTGGCCGTGGCCCTGAGCCTCGCCAACGAGGGCAAGGACGTGTGCATCGTCTCGAAGGACCTGCCGATGCGGGTCAAGGCCTCCGCCCTGGGCCTGGAGGCCGAGGAGTACCGGGCCGAGTGGGTCGGCTCCGACGTCGAGTGGTCCGGGACCGCCGCGCTGGAGGTCCCCGACGACGTCGTGGACCGGCTCTACGGCGGCGAGGCCGTCGTGGTCCCGGGCGCCGAGGGGCTGCCGGCCAACACGGGCCTGACCCTGCACTCCGTGCGCGGCAGCGCCCTGGCCCGGGTCCGCGCCGACGGGGCCGCCCGGGTGGTGCGCGGGGACCGGGACGTCTTCGGGGTGCACGGGCGCTCCGCCGAGCAGCGGCTCGCGATCGACCTCCTGCTGGACCCCGAGGTGGGCATCGTGTCGCTGGGCGGGCGCGCCGGCACCGGCAAGTCCGCCCTGGCGCTGTGCGCGGGCCTGGAGACGGTGATGGAGCGCCGCGAGCACCGCAAGGTCATGGTCTTCCGCCCCCTCTACGCGGTGGGCGGCCAGGAGCTCGGCTACCTGCCCGGCTCCGAGGAGGAGAAGATGAACCCGTGGGGCCAGGCCGTCTTCGACACCTTCGGGGCGCTGGTCTCGCAGGAGGTCGTCGAGGAGGTGCTCGACCGCGGGATGCTCGAGGTCCTGCCGCTCACCCACATCCGCGGCCGGTCCCTGCACGACGCGTTCGTGATCGTCGACGAGGCGCAGTCGCTCGAGAAGAACGTGCTGCTCACGGTGCTCTCGCGCATCGGGCAGAACTCGAAGGTCGTCCTCACCCACGACGTCGCCCAGCGCGACAACCTGCGGGTGGGCCGCCACGACGGGGTCACCGCCGTGGTCGAGGCGCTCAAGGGCCACCCCCTGTTCGGGCACGTGACCCTCACCCGCTCGGAGCGCTCGCCGATCGCGGCGCTGGTCACCGAGGTGCTCGGGGACCTGGACGCCTGA
- the trhA gene encoding PAQR family membrane homeostasis protein TrhA yields the protein MDHRGPRRAAERLEHAVEERIEDFLERKPAWRGWIHAGFTPVVVVLGLVAIALAPTAVLRVAAALYGVTGILLFGVSAIYHRAYWPRRLHMVLRRLDHSNIALLIAGTYTPLAVALLPAGSSRVLLTVIWACAAGLVAFRVLWTLAPRWLYTPLYVVLGCLAVLYLPQFWQASPAAAVLTAAGGAAYIGGALAYATKRPRLLPRTFSFHELFHACTVVGFLLHYAAILVAMLAR from the coding sequence ATGGACCACCGCGGACCCCGCCGCGCGGCCGAGCGCCTCGAGCACGCCGTCGAGGAGCGGATCGAGGACTTCCTGGAGCGCAAGCCCGCCTGGCGCGGGTGGATCCACGCCGGCTTCACGCCCGTCGTCGTCGTCCTCGGCCTCGTGGCCATCGCCCTGGCCCCCACCGCCGTGCTGCGGGTCGCGGCCGCCCTGTACGGGGTGACCGGCATCCTGCTCTTCGGCGTGTCGGCGATCTACCACCGGGCGTACTGGCCGCGGCGGCTGCACATGGTCCTGCGCCGGCTGGACCACTCCAACATCGCGCTTCTGATCGCGGGCACCTACACCCCGCTCGCGGTCGCCCTGCTGCCCGCCGGCTCCTCCCGGGTGCTGCTCACCGTCATCTGGGCGTGCGCGGCCGGGCTCGTGGCCTTCCGGGTGCTGTGGACGCTCGCCCCGCGGTGGCTCTACACGCCCCTGTACGTGGTGCTGGGCTGCCTCGCCGTGCTCTACCTGCCCCAGTTCTGGCAGGCCTCCCCCGCCGCGGCGGTGCTCACGGCCGCCGGCGGGGCCGCCTACATCGGCGGCGCGCTCGCCTACGCCACGAAGCGGCCCCGGCTGCTGCCGCGGACCTTCAGCTTCCACGAGCTCTTCCACGCGTGCACGGTCGTGGGCTTCCTGCTCCACTACGCCGCGATCCTCGTGGCGATGCTCGCCCGCTGA
- the mca gene encoding mycothiol conjugate amidase Mca, protein MRLLAVHAHPDDESSKGAATMAHYVQQGVEVMVATCTGGERGSILNAEMEGHPHAERDLTGLRRLEMARARESLGVRHRWLGFADSGLPEGDPLPPLPWGCFALQPLERAAAPLVRLVREFRPHVILTYDENGGYPHPDHIQTHNVSVEAFRAAGDPQRYPGLGEPWTPLKLYYDRAFNLERFVALHEALEERGLQSPYAARIAAWQESDPEGHRPPVARHETTTKVECPHTFAQRDDALRAHRTQVAPDGMFFAVSAELQAEVWPWEDYVLAESRVPVELPESDLFAGIGG, encoded by the coding sequence ATGCGCCTGCTGGCCGTCCACGCCCACCCCGACGACGAGTCGAGCAAGGGTGCCGCGACCATGGCCCACTACGTCCAGCAGGGCGTCGAGGTCATGGTCGCCACGTGCACCGGCGGGGAGCGCGGCTCGATCCTCAACGCCGAGATGGAGGGCCACCCCCATGCCGAGCGCGACCTCACGGGCCTGCGCCGGCTCGAGATGGCCCGTGCCCGGGAGTCCCTCGGGGTCCGGCACCGGTGGCTGGGCTTCGCCGACTCCGGCCTGCCCGAGGGCGACCCGCTGCCGCCGCTGCCCTGGGGCTGCTTCGCCCTGCAGCCCCTCGAGCGGGCGGCCGCACCGCTCGTGCGGCTCGTGCGCGAGTTCCGCCCGCACGTGATCCTCACCTACGACGAGAACGGCGGCTACCCGCACCCCGACCACATCCAGACCCACAACGTCTCCGTGGAGGCGTTCCGCGCCGCCGGGGACCCGCAGCGCTACCCGGGCCTGGGCGAGCCGTGGACGCCGCTGAAGCTCTACTACGACCGGGCCTTCAACCTCGAGCGCTTCGTGGCCCTGCACGAGGCCCTCGAGGAGCGCGGGCTGCAGTCCCCGTACGCGGCCCGCATCGCCGCCTGGCAGGAGAGCGACCCGGAGGGCCACCGCCCGCCCGTGGCCCGGCACGAGACCACGACGAAGGTCGAGTGCCCGCACACCTTCGCGCAGCGCGACGACGCGCTGCGCGCCCACCGCACCCAGGTGGCCCCGGACGGGATGTTCTTCGCCGTCTCCGCGGAGCTGCAGGCCGAGGTGTGGCCCTGGGAGGACTACGTGCTGGCCGAGTCCCGGGTGCCCGTGGAGCTGCCCGAGTCCGACCTCTTCGCCGGGATCGGGGGCTGA
- a CDS encoding class II fumarate hydratase, with amino-acid sequence MANTTSATTAEHTEYRIEHDTMGEVRVPANALYRAQTQRAVENFPISGRTLEPQHIVALAQIKKAAARANAELGVLDEERARAIAEAADQVATGAYDEHFPIDVFQTGSGTSSNMNTNEVLATLANRALEGTGTEVHPNDHVNASQSSNDVFPTSVHVAVTGALVNELVPAMTQLAESLERKAAEFKDVVKSGRTHLMDATPVTLGQEFGGYAAQVRYGIERVHSALPRVAEVPLGGTAVGTGINTPAGFSARVIELLAEETGLPITEARNHFEAQANRDGLVEASGQLRTVAYSYMKINNDLRWMGSGPNTGLGEILIPDLQPGSSIMPGKVNPVICESTIQVCAQVIGNDTTVSLSSTNGAFELNVGIPVMASALLESIRLLANSSRVMAEKMIDGIEANTERCRFLAEASPSIVTPLNKAIGYEAAAKIAKHAVANKMTVREATIALGYVEDGSLTEQQLDEALDVTTMTGPNA; translated from the coding sequence ATGGCAAACACCACGTCTGCAACGACCGCAGAGCACACCGAGTACCGCATCGAGCACGACACGATGGGCGAGGTCCGCGTTCCCGCGAACGCCCTCTACCGTGCCCAGACGCAGCGCGCCGTCGAGAACTTCCCGATCTCCGGCCGGACCCTGGAGCCCCAGCACATCGTCGCGCTGGCGCAGATCAAGAAGGCCGCCGCCAGGGCCAACGCGGAGCTGGGGGTGCTCGACGAGGAGCGCGCCCGGGCGATCGCGGAGGCCGCCGACCAGGTCGCCACCGGCGCCTACGACGAGCACTTCCCGATCGACGTCTTCCAGACCGGGTCGGGGACCTCCTCGAACATGAACACCAACGAGGTGCTGGCGACCCTCGCCAACCGCGCCCTCGAGGGCACCGGCACCGAGGTCCACCCCAACGACCACGTCAACGCCTCCCAGTCCTCCAACGACGTCTTCCCGACCTCCGTGCACGTCGCCGTCACCGGCGCCCTGGTCAACGAGCTCGTGCCGGCGATGACGCAGCTCGCGGAGTCCCTCGAGCGCAAGGCCGCCGAGTTCAAGGACGTCGTGAAGTCCGGGCGCACGCACCTGATGGACGCCACCCCCGTCACCCTGGGCCAGGAGTTCGGCGGCTACGCCGCGCAGGTGCGCTACGGCATCGAGCGCGTGCATTCCGCGCTGCCGCGCGTGGCCGAGGTGCCCCTGGGCGGGACCGCGGTGGGCACCGGGATCAACACCCCGGCCGGCTTCTCCGCGCGCGTGATCGAGCTGCTCGCCGAGGAGACGGGGCTGCCGATCACCGAGGCCCGCAACCACTTCGAGGCCCAGGCCAACCGCGACGGCCTCGTGGAGGCCTCCGGGCAGCTGCGCACGGTCGCCTACAGCTACATGAAGATCAACAACGACCTGCGCTGGATGGGCTCCGGCCCGAACACCGGCCTGGGCGAGATCCTCATCCCGGACCTGCAGCCGGGCTCCTCGATCATGCCGGGGAAGGTCAACCCCGTGATCTGCGAGTCCACGATCCAGGTCTGCGCCCAGGTGATCGGCAACGACACCACCGTGTCCCTGTCCTCCACCAACGGCGCGTTCGAGCTCAACGTGGGCATCCCGGTGATGGCCTCGGCGCTGCTCGAGTCGATCCGCCTGCTCGCCAACTCCTCCCGCGTGATGGCGGAGAAGATGATCGACGGCATCGAGGCCAACACGGAGCGCTGCCGCTTCCTGGCCGAGGCCTCCCCCTCGATCGTGACCCCGCTGAACAAGGCCATCGGCTACGAGGCGGCCGCGAAGATCGCCAAGCACGCCGTGGCGAACAAGATGACCGTGCGCGAGGCCACGATCGCCCTGGGCTACGTGGAGGACGGCTCGCTCACCGAGCAGCAGCTCGACGAGGCCCTGGACGTCACCACCATGACGGGTCCCAACGCCTGA
- the greA gene encoding transcription elongation factor GreA — MTTTNKTGAWLTQEAYDRLKKELDYISGPYRQEIVERIDQARSEGDLKENGGYHAAREEQGKNEGRIAHLKALLENAQVGEAPADDGVVEAGMVVTAEIAGEEMTFLIGSREVAEDLAGGTELEVFSEKSPMGAAISGHKVGDELTYAAPNGKQIPVRIISAKPFEA, encoded by the coding sequence GTGACCACCACGAACAAGACCGGCGCCTGGCTGACCCAGGAGGCCTACGACCGCCTGAAGAAGGAGCTCGACTACATCTCCGGCCCCTACCGCCAGGAGATCGTGGAGCGCATCGACCAGGCCCGCTCCGAGGGCGACCTCAAGGAGAACGGCGGCTACCACGCCGCCCGCGAGGAGCAGGGCAAGAACGAGGGCCGCATCGCCCACCTCAAGGCGCTGCTCGAGAACGCGCAGGTCGGGGAGGCCCCGGCCGACGACGGCGTCGTGGAGGCCGGCATGGTCGTCACCGCCGAGATCGCCGGCGAGGAGATGACCTTCCTGATCGGCTCCCGCGAGGTCGCCGAGGACCTGGCCGGCGGCACCGAGCTCGAGGTGTTCTCGGAGAAGTCGCCCATGGGCGCGGCCATCTCCGGGCACAAGGTCGGCGACGAGCTGACCTACGCGGCCCCCAACGGCAAGCAGATCCCGGTGCGGATCATCTCCGCCAAGCCGTTCGAGGCCTGA
- a CDS encoding NUDIX hydrolase: MPVPDFVLALRERIGHDLLWLPAVTAVVLREDGRVLLARRADNGNWGLVSGIVEPGEQPAATAVRECLEETGVVAVVEDLVQVGAGEPVQYPNGDRCQFLDHTFRCRWVSGQARVADDESLEVGWYDPQDTPPLPPHQRARLEAALSFTGRTRFVS, encoded by the coding sequence GTGCCCGTCCCCGACTTCGTCCTCGCCCTGCGCGAGAGGATCGGCCACGACCTGCTGTGGCTGCCGGCCGTCACCGCCGTGGTGCTGCGCGAGGACGGCCGGGTGCTGCTGGCCCGCCGCGCCGACAACGGCAACTGGGGGCTGGTCAGCGGGATCGTGGAGCCGGGCGAGCAGCCGGCGGCCACCGCGGTGCGGGAGTGCCTCGAGGAGACCGGCGTCGTCGCCGTCGTCGAGGATCTCGTGCAGGTCGGCGCGGGGGAGCCGGTGCAGTACCCCAACGGGGACCGCTGCCAGTTCCTCGACCACACCTTCCGCTGCCGGTGGGTGTCGGGACAGGCGCGGGTGGCCGACGACGAGTCGCTCGAGGTCGGCTGGTACGACCCGCAGGACACGCCCCCGCTGCCGCCGCACCAGCGCGCCCGGCTCGAGGCCGCCCTGTCCTTCACGGGCCGCACCCGCTTCGTCTCCTGA
- a CDS encoding peptidase A24 — MPSVTAFLGEQFARGDAAGWAAGVLAAAAFALLAGAGVWLGAVDVREHRLPGRVVRPLYPACGLPLAAAAVLGGEPVRLLWMLWGLVLVGGAYVLLRLLSPAGLGLGDVRLSGLLGLCLGFVSVGHAVLGALAGFVAGGLAAAVLLVAGRAGPRTRIAFGPAMLAGALAVLVLG; from the coding sequence ATGCCGTCCGTGACGGCCTTCCTCGGTGAGCAGTTCGCCCGCGGCGACGCCGCGGGCTGGGCCGCCGGGGTCCTGGCCGCGGCGGCCTTCGCGCTGCTGGCCGGGGCCGGGGTGTGGCTGGGGGCGGTCGACGTGCGCGAGCACCGCCTCCCGGGGCGGGTCGTGCGCCCGCTCTACCCGGCCTGCGGGCTGCCGCTGGCCGCGGCGGCGGTGCTGGGCGGGGAGCCCGTGCGCCTGCTGTGGATGCTGTGGGGGCTCGTGCTGGTGGGCGGGGCCTACGTCCTGCTGCGGCTGCTGAGCCCGGCGGGCCTGGGCCTGGGCGACGTGCGGCTGTCGGGGCTGCTGGGGCTGTGCCTGGGCTTCGTCTCCGTGGGCCACGCCGTGCTCGGCGCGCTGGCCGGCTTCGTGGCGGGCGGGCTGGCCGCCGCGGTGCTGCTGGTGGCGGGACGGGCCGGGCCGCGGACGCGGATCGCGTTCGGCCCGGCCATGCTCGCCGGCGCCCTCGCGGTGCTCGTGCTCGGGTGA